Within Pseudomonas tructae, the genomic segment CAGCCAGCGCGGCTGCTGCCGATAGTCGGTGCGGGCAAAGCCCTGCCCGCGCATCTGCGCGATGCGCGGCGAAGGCTTGACCTTCAGGCGCTGGGCCGCTGTCAGGGCCAGCTCGGCGGCCGCACGATCATTGCACACCAGCCCCATGTCACAGCCAGCACTGAGCGCCGCCTCGATACGGCTGGCGGCGTCGCCAACCACATGGGCACCGGCCATGGACAGGTCATCGCTGAAGATCGCCCCATTGAAACCCAGCTCGCCGCGCAGGATGTCCTGCAACCAGCGCCGGGAAAAACCGGCTGGCTGATTGTCGACCTGCGGGTAGATCACGTGAGCCGGCATCACCGCTGCCAGTTGCCCGCTCAAACGGGTGAACGGCACCAGGTCGGCTGCGCGGATTTGCTCAAGAGTGCGCTCGTCGGTGGGGATCGCCACGTGGGAATCGGCCTCGGCCCAGCCATGCCCGGGGAAGTGCTTGCCGCAGGCGGCCATGCCAGCAGTGTTCATGCCACGGATAAAGGCACCGGCCAGCAGCGTGGCGCGCTGCGGGTCACCTTCGAAGGCGCGACTGCCGACCACGGCGCTGCGCTGGTGATCGAGGTCCAGCACCGGTGCGAAACTCAGGTCCAGGCCCACCGCCAGCACTTCGGTCGCCATCAGCCAACCACATTGCTCGGCCAAGTACTCGGCGTTGTCGTTGTCGGCAATCGCGCGCATCGCCGGCAAGCGCACAAAGCCCTGGCGCAGGCGCTGGACCCGGCCACCCTCCTGGTCCACCGCCAGGATCAGTTCTGGGCGAATCGCGCGAATCGAGGCGCACAGCTCGCGCACCTGGCGCGGGCTTTCAATGTTGCGGGCAAAAATGATCAGGCCGGCCACTTCGGGCTGGCGCAGTAGCTGGCGGTCCTCGGCGGTCAGCCAGGTACCGGCGATATCGACCATCAGGGAGCCTTGCAGGCTGGCACTCATAATTGATCCTTCAGTTGACGCTGATGTGAGCCCATTGGGGGCACGCGGCTTCGTCGATCTGCACCGGACAATGCACCGGCACCTGGTCAAACAGGCTCAGCAGGTCGGCGTTGCGCAAGCGCACGCAGCCATGGGACAACGGCACGCCCATAGGTTCGCTATCGGGCGTGCCATGCAAGTAGATGTAACGACGAAAGGTATCGACCAGCCCCAAGCGATTGACGCCCGGCTCGCAACCGCTAAGCCAGAGTATGCGCGTGAGGATCCAGTCGCGACCGGGATATTGTTCATGCAGCTCGGCCGACCAGGTCTCGCCCGTCCAGCGTCGTCCGCGCAGCACTGCGCCTTGCGGCAGACCAGCGCCGATCTTGGCGCGCACCTGGTGGCGTCCACGGGGCGTACAGCCCGAGCCATTGAGTTCACCGGCGCCGTTTTGCGCAGTGGAGACCTCGAGGCGCAGGCGCAACTGCCCCTGGGCGAACCCGTAGAGGCATTGATCGGTGAGGGAAATGTGCAGGAAATCGAGACTGGCCATGGGGCGCTAGCTTAGCCGATGCCGCTCGCCGCGCCCAGCCGTGGCATCAGGCCTTGGCAGCGGCCGCGCTGCTGGTGGACTTGCTGCGCGGGCGCAGTTGCGCGGCCGCCATGACCTCGTCGGTGACGCCGCTGTCGGCGCGCATGCCGGCGGCCAGGAACGGCACCATCAGGCGCATGACCTGTTCGATCGAGGTGTTGATGCCAAAATCGGTTTCGGCAATGGCCCGCAAGGCCTTGATCCCGGACATGCTGAACGCTGCGGCGCCGAGCATGAAGTGCACGCGCCAGAACAGCTCGATCGGCGGGATGCGCGGGGCGGCTTCGTTGACCAGCAGCATGTAGCGGCGGAACACCTTGCCGTACATGTCTTCCAGGTAACGGCGCAGGTGGCCCTGGCTCTGGCTGAAGGCCAGGCCAAGCAGGCGCATGAAGATCGACAGGTCGTTGCCGCTGCGTGGTTGCACCACCAGCGCCTGCTCGACCAGCATCTCCAGCAGCTCTTCAAGGGTAGGCTTTTGCTCGGGGCGTGACTGGCGACGCTCCAGTTCGCGCTCAAGGCTTGCGCAGAACGGCCCGAGGAAGCGCGAGAAGACTGCCTGGATCAGGGCCTTCTTGGAACCGAAGTGGTAGTTCACCGCCGCCAGGTTGACGCCGGCCTTGCTGGTGATCAGCCGCAATGAGGTTTCGGCAAAACCTTTTTCCGCGAACAACTGCTCGGCAGCATCGAGAATGCGTTCTACGGTTTCCGACTGGGCCATGACTACTCCGCCTGACAAACACTTGTTTGAAACATACGTTTCAAAGTGGTGATCTGTCAAGTCCGCACAGCCGTTTCGCGGCCATACGGTCACGTATTAAATCACAGTCACACGCTTCAAGCTGCAAGGCACAAGCGGCAAGTGGGTTCGACACCGCTCCTTCTTGCAGCTTGACGCTTGCAGCTCGCCTCATACTGTATATAATCCCAGTCACTGTATAAAAAGACAGAGCGATCGACATGCTAAAACTGACGCCACGCCAAGCTGAGATTCTGGCTTTTATCAAACGTTGCCTGGAAGACAACGGCTTCCCTCCGACCCGTGCGGAGATTGCCCAGCAGCTCGGTTTCAAATCGCCCAACGCCGCTGAAGAACATCTCAAGGCCCTGGCCCGCAAGGGTGCGATCGAAATGACCCCGGGCGCGTCACGTGGCATTCGCATCCCCGGCTTCGAGGCCAAACCCGACGACAGCGGCTTGCCGATCATCGGCCGGGTGGCTGCCGGCGCACCGATCCTCGCCCAGCAACACATCGAAGAATCCTGCAACATCAATCCGGCCTTCTTCCACCCCCGCGCCGACTACCTGCTGCGCGTTCACGGCATGAGCATGAAGGATGTCGGCATCGTCGACGGCGACCTGCTGGCCGTACACACCTGCCGCGAAGCCCGCAACGGCCAGATCGTCGTCGCCCGTATCGGCGACGAGGTCACGGTCAAGCGCTTCAAGCGCGAAGGCAGCAAGGTCTGGCTGATTGCCGAGAACCCCGAATTCGCCCCCATCGAAGTCAACCTGAAAGACCAGGAGCTGGTGATCGAGGGCTTGAGCGTCGGCGTCATACGCCGGTAAAGGAGGCATCATGCAGTTTCCCCCTGCGTCACAGAACGTACCGCTGCAAGCGCAATTGCCACTGTTCGAGGCATTCCTCGCCCAGCCGGTGCTGCCCGGCCTGAAAAACACCAAGCCTGCGCCCCACCCCGGCGCAGCCCAGGTGTTCAGCGAGGTGTCTTTGCGTGGCGCACTGGGTAGCTGCCAGAGCCTGTTGGCGCCGATGCTGCGTGAACTGAGCGAGCTGAGCGAAGAGCATGACGCCCGCTGGCTAACCCTGATCGCCCCGCCCGCCAGCCTGACCCAGGCCTGGCTGCGCGAGGCCGGCCTGAACCGCGAACGCATTCTGCTGCTGCAACCACGTGGCAACCAGAGTGCCCTGCAATTGGCCTGCGACGCCTTGCGCCTGGGCCGCAGCCACACCGTGGTCAGCTGGCTCAACACTGTCAGCAGCAGCGCCCGCCAGCAACTGAGCAACGCCGCTCGTGCGGGAGACGCACAAAGCCTGAACATCCGCCTCGGCTGATACTCAGGTCTGTCTCAATAGTTGATTTCGCCAGGCTTTCTCAGGACGAGAAAGCCACACAGGCGATCAGTGCAGGACCCGCGGCCCCTCGTCGCGCTCGATCTCACCCTCTACCAGCTTGCCAGCCATCTGCACGCCAACACTGAGCATGGCCTTGGCCACTTCGACATGCTGACCTTGCAAAAAGGCTTTGGCGTCCTCGGAGAAATCCAGGGTTACCAACGAACCTTCGTCCTCGGCACGGCGCAGCTCGATCCGGCCATCAGGCAACTCGACAATTTCTAGAAAGGACGTTGGCATAAGGGGCTGTTCTCCACGAAAGACCAGCATTGTACCAGCCAGCGCCCCAATCAGCACTCACTCAAGCCCTCGCGAAAACGCACTGTGAGCCCCTTGAGATTCTGCCGCCAGCCTTCCAGCTCTTCGCGCGACAGCGCTGGCACCTCGGCTTGATCAAGGCTCACCGCCTGGATCAGGGGCTGGGTGACATCGGTTTTGGGCGCTTTTTTCGCGACCGGCGGTCGGAACAAATCGGCATAAGCGGCAAGCAGTTGGGCCAGCCAGGTCTCGCGCTGTTCGGCCAGTTCAACCAGTTCAGCCATCTCCGGAATAGCGACGGCCTCAAGCACTTCACGGGTCAGCAACAGCTCGGCACGGGGTGCGCCGGCCTGGGGCAAGCGATAAAAGCCGGCAATCTCATGGCACAGGCCCAGCAGTGCGCCGTACAGGTGAAACAGTGCCGATTCACGCTCGGCCTGGATCAACGCCTGGGCGTTCATGGCCCGGCTTTCCTGCGCCTTGCCGAGGGCCTCGAGGGACAGGCCTGCGAAGTAAATCTTCTGATTGGTACGGGTGTAGAGTTCCTGGGCCATCTGGGTGCCCTCCGAAAGGCTGCAAGGCGGCCTGTCAATTTGACCTTAAATGCATCGCGGGGCAAGCCCGCTCCCACAGGCTAACCACCTGTGGGAGCGGGCTTGCCCCGCGATTTTTACCTGAACAGCCGATCAGCGCTTGTCTTCGACCTTCCAGGCATTACCGTCGTAGAACGCGCGCCAGCCAGTCGGCTTGCCATCAACCTCGGTCTGCACATACTGCTCCTTGGTCTTGCGGCTGTAGCGGATGACCGCCGGACGACCCTCTGGGTCTTTCTTCGGCGCTTCGCAGAGGAAGTGGTACTTCGGATCGATTTCATCCTTGTGCGGAACGATCTCGATCACCAGCGGTGCGCGGGTTTCGCGGTTTTTCGGGAACTGGCTGGCCGCCAGGAACAACCCCGATGCGCCATCACGCAGCACATAGGTGTCGTTGACCTTCTCGCACTTGAGCTCCGGCATTTTCACCGCGTCCATCTTCGGCGGCGCCGCCTCGCCGCTCTTGAGCAGCTTGCGGGTGTTCTTGCACTCGGCATTGGTGCAACCGAAGAACTTGCCGAAACGGCCGGTCTTGAGCTGCATCTCACTACCGCACTTGTCGCACTCCAGGCTCGGCCCTTCGTAGCCCTTGATGCGGTAGCTACCCTCTTCGATCTCGTAGCCGGTGCAATCTGGGTTGTTACCGCAGATGTGCAGCTTGTGCTTCTCGTCGAGCAGGTAGGCGTCCATGGCCGTCGAGCAGATCGGGCAGCGGTGCTTGTTGAGCAGTACTCGCGATTCCGACTCACCCTCGTCGTCGGCAGCGATTTCATCGCCCGGCACCAGATTGACAGTGGCCTTGCAGCGCTCCTTGGGCGGCAGGCTGTAACCCGAGCAGCCAAGGAACACGCCAGTGGAGGCGGTGCGGATCATCATCGGCCGGCCACATTCCTTGCAGGCAATGTTGGTCAGGGTCGGCTGGTTGGCACGCATGCCCTTCTCGCTGTCTTCGGCCAGCTTCAACTTGTTGCTGAAATCGCCGTAGAACTCGTCGAGGACGTTCTTCCAGTCACGCTCACCCTGGGCCACGTCATCGAGGTTTTCCTCCATGCCGGCAGTGAAACCGTAGTCCATCAGGTTGGCGAAGCTCTCGGACAGGCGTTCGGTAACGATGTCGCCCATTTTCTCGGAGTAGAACCGGCGATTGTGCAAGGTCACGTAACCGCGGTCCTGGATGGTCGAGATAATCGCCGCATAGGTCGAAGGACGACCGATACCGCGTTTTTCCATCTCCTTGACCAGGCTGGCTTCGGAGTAGCGCGCCGGTGGCTTGGTGAAGTGCTGGCTGGGGTCGATCTGGATCAGCTTGAGCACTTCGCCCTGGTTCATTTCCGGCAGCACATCGTCATCGCCCGGCTTGCTCTGCTGTGGCAACACCCGGGTGTAACCGTCGAACTTGAGGATGCGACCCTTGGCACGCAGCTCGAAGTTGCCTGCGGTGACGCTGACGGTCGTCGACAGGTACTGCGCAGGTGGCATCTGGCAGGCCAGGAACTGGCGCCAGATCAGCTCGTACAAGCGCTCGGCATCACGCTCCATGCCGCTGAGCTTGGTCGGATGGGTATTGACGTCGGATGGCCGGATCGCTTCGTGCGCTTCCTGGGCCCCCTCTTTGCTGCCATAGACAATCGGCGCTTCGGGCAAGTATTTCTTGCCGAACTCGCTTTCGATATAGCTGCGGGCCATATCCACCGCATCGACCGAGAGGTTGGTCGAGTCAGTACGCATGTAGGTGATGTAGCCAGCTTCGTACAGACGCTGGGCCATCATCATGGTTTTCTTCACGCCGAAGCCCAGCCGGTTGCTCGCCGCCTGCTGCAGGGTCGAGGTGATGAACGGCGCCGACGGCTTGCTGCTGGTCGGGCGGTCTTCACGTTTGGCCACGGTGTAGCTGGAGGACTTGAGCTGCGCAAGCGCGGCCATGGCCTGAGCTTCGTTGAGCGGCTTGAAGGCTTCGCCGTTCTCGCGGGCCACTTCGAAACGTACCTTGGCGTCCTTGGCGGTGCCCAGGTCGGCGTGCACTTCCCAGTACTCTTCAGGGATGAAGGCACGGATCTCGCGCTCACGCTCGACCACCAGCTTCACTGCTACCGACTGCACACGGCCGGCAGACAGGCCACGGGCGATCTTTGCCCACAGCAGCGGCGAGACCATATAGCCCACCACGCGATCGAGGAAGCGCCGCGCCTGCTGGGCGTTGACCCGGTCGATATCCAGCTCGCCAGGCTGCGAGAACGCTTCCTGGATGGCTTTCTTGGTGATTTCGTTGAACACCACACGCTTATAGCGGCTGTCATCACCACCGATGGCTTCGCGCAGGTGCCAGGCAATGGCTTCCCCCTCGCGATCCAAGTCGGTTGCGAGATAGATGGTGTCGGCGTCTTTGGCCAGGCGACGCAATTCGTCGATGACCTTCTCCTTGCCCGGGAGAATCTCGTACTTGGCTTTCCAGCCGTGATCTGGGTCGACACCCATGCGTGCGACCAGCTGCTTGCGCGCCTTCTCTTTCGGCGACAGGGCCGGCGCTTCGCCTGCGGCGGCCTTGCCACGCTTGGCGGCCGGCTCTTTGCTGGCGCTGGCCGAACCGCTGGTGGGCAGGTCTCGGATATGGCCGATACTCGACTTCACCACGTACTGGCTGCCCAGGTACTTGTTGATGGTCTTGGCCTTAGCCGGGGATTCCACAATGACCAGCGATTTGCCCATGGATCGGAAAATTCCTGAATACTGAAAATAAAAACACGGCAGGTACCTGACGCGGCACCGCTATATATAGTGGCAACACAGTGAGGTCAAGCGCGGGGCTCTAGCCACCCTCGGCATCGGGCCGGGAAAACACCCCGTCTTCAGCCTTGACCAAAGCAAAGCGCGGCACTTGCTCGCCGTCAACCTCGACCGACTCGAGAAACATCGACAGCGGTCGTACCCACAGGCCGAATTCACCGTACAACGCCTGGTAGAACACTACCCACTCCTCGGTCTCGGAATGCCGCGCGGTGCCGAACACACGATACTCAGGCCCCTTGTAATGCCGGTATACGCCTGGTTGTATCTGCATGTTGCTCACCCTCTTGAAAAAAAATCCTGCAAAAACAAAAACCGGGGCACCAGGCCCCGGTTTCCATCGAGCGATGCGTTAAACGCGTTCGAAGACGGTGGTGATGCCTTGGCCCAGGCCGACGCACATGGTCGAAACGCCGAGGGTCCCGCCATTCTGCTTCA encodes:
- a CDS encoding L,D-transpeptidase; the encoded protein is MASLDFLHISLTDQCLYGFAQGQLRLRLEVSTAQNGAGELNGSGCTPRGRHQVRAKIGAGLPQGAVLRGRRWTGETWSAELHEQYPGRDWILTRILWLSGCEPGVNRLGLVDTFRRYIYLHGTPDSEPMGVPLSHGCVRLRNADLLSLFDQVPVHCPVQIDEAACPQWAHISVN
- a CDS encoding DUF6586 family protein, whose translation is MAQELYTRTNQKIYFAGLSLEALGKAQESRAMNAQALIQAERESALFHLYGALLGLCHEIAGFYRLPQAGAPRAELLLTREVLEAVAIPEMAELVELAEQRETWLAQLLAAYADLFRPPVAKKAPKTDVTQPLIQAVSLDQAEVPALSREELEGWRQNLKGLTVRFREGLSEC
- the sulA gene encoding SOS-induced cell division inhibitor SulA; this encodes MQFPPASQNVPLQAQLPLFEAFLAQPVLPGLKNTKPAPHPGAAQVFSEVSLRGALGSCQSLLAPMLRELSELSEEHDARWLTLIAPPASLTQAWLREAGLNRERILLLQPRGNQSALQLACDALRLGRSHTVVSWLNTVSSSARQQLSNAARAGDAQSLNIRLG
- the nagZ gene encoding beta-N-acetylhexosaminidase, with the translated sequence MQGSLMVDIAGTWLTAEDRQLLRQPEVAGLIIFARNIESPRQVRELCASIRAIRPELILAVDQEGGRVQRLRQGFVRLPAMRAIADNDNAEYLAEQCGWLMATEVLAVGLDLSFAPVLDLDHQRSAVVGSRAFEGDPQRATLLAGAFIRGMNTAGMAACGKHFPGHGWAEADSHVAIPTDERTLEQIRAADLVPFTRLSGQLAAVMPAHVIYPQVDNQPAGFSRRWLQDILRGELGFNGAIFSDDLSMAGAHVVGDAASRIEAALSAGCDMGLVCNDRAAAELALTAAQRLKVKPSPRIAQMRGQGFARTDYRQQPRWLEALGALKEAQLVD
- the topA gene encoding type I DNA topoisomerase, whose amino-acid sequence is MGKSLVIVESPAKAKTINKYLGSQYVVKSSIGHIRDLPTSGSASASKEPAAKRGKAAAGEAPALSPKEKARKQLVARMGVDPDHGWKAKYEILPGKEKVIDELRRLAKDADTIYLATDLDREGEAIAWHLREAIGGDDSRYKRVVFNEITKKAIQEAFSQPGELDIDRVNAQQARRFLDRVVGYMVSPLLWAKIARGLSAGRVQSVAVKLVVEREREIRAFIPEEYWEVHADLGTAKDAKVRFEVARENGEAFKPLNEAQAMAALAQLKSSSYTVAKREDRPTSSKPSAPFITSTLQQAASNRLGFGVKKTMMMAQRLYEAGYITYMRTDSTNLSVDAVDMARSYIESEFGKKYLPEAPIVYGSKEGAQEAHEAIRPSDVNTHPTKLSGMERDAERLYELIWRQFLACQMPPAQYLSTTVSVTAGNFELRAKGRILKFDGYTRVLPQQSKPGDDDVLPEMNQGEVLKLIQIDPSQHFTKPPARYSEASLVKEMEKRGIGRPSTYAAIISTIQDRGYVTLHNRRFYSEKMGDIVTERLSESFANLMDYGFTAGMEENLDDVAQGERDWKNVLDEFYGDFSNKLKLAEDSEKGMRANQPTLTNIACKECGRPMMIRTASTGVFLGCSGYSLPPKERCKATVNLVPGDEIAADDEGESESRVLLNKHRCPICSTAMDAYLLDEKHKLHICGNNPDCTGYEIEEGSYRIKGYEGPSLECDKCGSEMQLKTGRFGKFFGCTNAECKNTRKLLKSGEAAPPKMDAVKMPELKCEKVNDTYVLRDGASGLFLAASQFPKNRETRAPLVIEIVPHKDEIDPKYHFLCEAPKKDPEGRPAVIRYSRKTKEQYVQTEVDGKPTGWRAFYDGNAWKVEDKR
- the lexA gene encoding transcriptional repressor LexA, which produces MLKLTPRQAEILAFIKRCLEDNGFPPTRAEIAQQLGFKSPNAAEEHLKALARKGAIEMTPGASRGIRIPGFEAKPDDSGLPIIGRVAAGAPILAQQHIEESCNINPAFFHPRADYLLRVHGMSMKDVGIVDGDLLAVHTCREARNGQIVVARIGDEVTVKRFKREGSKVWLIAENPEFAPIEVNLKDQELVIEGLSVGVIRR
- a CDS encoding TetR/AcrR family transcriptional regulator; translation: MAQSETVERILDAAEQLFAEKGFAETSLRLITSKAGVNLAAVNYHFGSKKALIQAVFSRFLGPFCASLERELERRQSRPEQKPTLEELLEMLVEQALVVQPRSGNDLSIFMRLLGLAFSQSQGHLRRYLEDMYGKVFRRYMLLVNEAAPRIPPIELFWRVHFMLGAAAFSMSGIKALRAIAETDFGINTSIEQVMRLMVPFLAAGMRADSGVTDEVMAAAQLRPRSKSTSSAAAAKA
- a CDS encoding DUF1653 domain-containing protein codes for the protein MQIQPGVYRHYKGPEYRVFGTARHSETEEWVVFYQALYGEFGLWVRPLSMFLESVEVDGEQVPRFALVKAEDGVFSRPDAEGG